Below is a genomic region from Bacillus mycoides.
ACAATATCCCAATTTTTCTCTGGGTTCTTTTTTATAAAATTTATAATGGGCTGTACCGCTAACATTAATAGTTCCTCAGACGTTTTCCCAACTTCATTCATTTCCACAGGATATCTTAAAATACTTGGATCTTTTTCGTATTGTTTTAATGTCGTTTTCCGACCATTTACGTATATAATATCTGTCTCATTCCTATTAATAAAAGGGCTCACCTGTAGCCCAAACTTTCTTATATATGCCATCGTTAATGTATGCGAATACGGAATTCTCATCGCTCCAACATCTAAATATAATCCGGTATCTTCCATCCTAACTGTCTCTATGCGGCCACCTACACGGTTGTTCGCTTCAAAAACCTTCACTTCATGCCCTGCTGCTTTTAATAAAGATGCCGAAACTAATCCAGCCATACCAGCCCCTACTACAATGATTTGTTTCGGACGTGTCGTCTTCTTCAATCCCTTATTTATAACTTTTAACGTTTCATCCATCTCATTGTTAAACATTATATCTTTCTGCACAATCCCACCCCTTACTTCATGAAATACAAATTAGTGGTTTAGTGCATTTTATTCATAAATTCACTTAAACATAACACCACCACAATTTGAAAATTCACTAAAAATACATAAGGTGCAGCTCTCCCCCTTCCACATGCTTCATATGATAAACATACAGATAGTAACTGTATGGAAAGGGTGGATACACATGAAACGTACTTACGATTATCAGGCTACAAAAAAACATTTAGAATTAAAGAAACAACAGTTATGTAAAAAACTCACTAGCGTTAAACTAACTGAAGAAGAACGCAAGCAAATACATTTAGAAATTGATAACTACGAATATATATTAAACTTAGTCGAAATGAATCATTATGAACGAGGGTTTTCTCATTAAAAGCGGATAAAAAATTATTCACTTTTCCTTTTGAGCATTTCATTACGCATTTTTCGTAAGTAAATATATAATAGGATGTACATTAAGATTGAGAGGTATATTCTATGATCAAATTAAGTGTATTAGACCAATCACCTATTTCAGATGGTAGCACAGCAGCCCAAGCTATTTCGCATACAGTTACGCTTGCACAAGAAGTTGAGAAACTCGGATTCACACGTTTTTGGGTATCCGAGCACCATAATTCAGTTAGCTTAGCTGGTTCAAGTCCAGAAATACTCATTTCACATATTGCCGCGAAAACTGACCGTATTAGAGTTGGTTCTGGTGGTGTTATGCTGCCACATTATAGTCCATATAAAGTTGCCGAGAATTTCCGCGTTTTAGAAGCACTTTATAAGGGCCGCATCGACCTTGGTGTCGGGAGAGCGCCTGGTGGTATGCCGATAGCAACTCGCGCACTTCAAGAAGGTAAAATGGTCTCACTTGATCAATATCCAGAACAAATTGCAGATGTTGCTATGTACTTACATGATCAAGTACCAGAAAACCATCATTATGCAAACTTAAAGGCTACTCCAGTTATCCCAACATCTCCTGAAATGTGGATGCTCGGTTCTAGCGGAGAAAGTGCAATGATTGCGGCAAAGCAAGGCGCTTCTTTTGCATTTGCACAGTTCATTAACGGATACGGTGGCCCTGAAGTAATGAAGGCTTACCAAGAACAATTCCAACCTTCCTATTTAGGTGATAAACCAAAATCAATCGTATCTATTTTTGTTATTTGCGGAGAAACAAATGAAGAAGCGGAGAAGATTGCATCAAGCCTTGATTTATCGATTTTACTATTAGAACAAGGAAAACGGACTACTGGTACTCCTTCTATTGAAACTGCTCAAAATTATTCGTATAGTGCTTATGATCTATTCCGCATAAAAGAAAATCGTCAACGTATGATTGTCGGTGATCCGTCTTCTGTGAAAGAAAAAATATTAAACTTAAGCAAAGCGTATAATACTGACGAATTTATGATTGTCACGATTACTCATCAATTTGAACATAAATTAAACTCTTATCGCCTATTGGCAGATGCTTTTAATTTATAATAACGAAAAGGAGATGCATCACATA
It encodes:
- a CDS encoding DUF3896 family protein, producing the protein MKRTYDYQATKKHLELKKQQLCKKLTSVKLTEEERKQIHLEIDNYEYILNLVEMNHYERGFSH
- a CDS encoding LLM class flavin-dependent oxidoreductase, with translation MIKLSVLDQSPISDGSTAAQAISHTVTLAQEVEKLGFTRFWVSEHHNSVSLAGSSPEILISHIAAKTDRIRVGSGGVMLPHYSPYKVAENFRVLEALYKGRIDLGVGRAPGGMPIATRALQEGKMVSLDQYPEQIADVAMYLHDQVPENHHYANLKATPVIPTSPEMWMLGSSGESAMIAAKQGASFAFAQFINGYGGPEVMKAYQEQFQPSYLGDKPKSIVSIFVICGETNEEAEKIASSLDLSILLLEQGKRTTGTPSIETAQNYSYSAYDLFRIKENRQRMIVGDPSSVKEKILNLSKAYNTDEFMIVTITHQFEHKLNSYRLLADAFNL